A section of the Bacillus sp. HSf4 genome encodes:
- the fabD gene encoding ACP S-malonyltransferase: MGKIAFLFPGQGSQHIGMGYDLYEKEPKARKIFEEADQTLETNLSSLMFEGDAKELTLTYNAQPSLLTASIAALEKLKEYGIKADFAAGHSLGEYTALVAGGAMSFKDAVYAVRKRGEFMNEAVPAGEGAMAAILGMNGEALKQVTDKVTEEGNLVQLANLNCPGQIVISGTAKGVELASELAKENGAKRAIPLEVSGPFHSDLMKPAAEKLREVLDACTISNASTPVISNVTADVVTDKDDIKNKLIEQLYSPVRFEETINRLLDEGVTTFIEIGPGKVLSGLVKKVNRRVKTIAVSDTNTIELAVQTLKEENENAGE, translated from the coding sequence ATGGGTAAGATTGCTTTTCTTTTCCCGGGCCAAGGATCGCAGCATATCGGCATGGGATACGACTTATACGAAAAAGAACCGAAAGCAAGAAAGATCTTTGAAGAAGCGGATCAAACGCTGGAAACAAATTTGAGCTCGCTCATGTTTGAAGGTGACGCGAAAGAATTAACCCTTACATACAACGCGCAGCCAAGCCTTTTGACAGCGAGCATCGCCGCGCTTGAAAAATTAAAGGAATACGGCATCAAAGCCGATTTTGCAGCGGGGCACAGCCTTGGCGAATACACCGCTTTAGTGGCCGGCGGCGCGATGTCATTTAAAGACGCCGTCTACGCCGTCAGAAAGCGCGGGGAATTTATGAATGAAGCCGTGCCGGCCGGAGAAGGCGCAATGGCCGCTATTCTCGGCATGAACGGTGAAGCATTGAAACAAGTAACGGACAAGGTGACTGAAGAAGGAAACCTCGTTCAGCTGGCCAATCTGAACTGTCCTGGACAAATCGTCATCTCAGGAACCGCCAAAGGGGTTGAGCTCGCCTCAGAGCTTGCCAAGGAAAACGGCGCAAAACGCGCGATTCCGCTCGAAGTCAGCGGGCCGTTTCACTCAGACCTGATGAAGCCGGCAGCTGAAAAACTGCGCGAAGTCCTGGATGCATGCACGATCAGCAATGCCTCAACCCCCGTGATTTCAAATGTGACGGCCGATGTTGTGACAGACAAGGATGACATTAAGAATAAGCTGATCGAACAGCTCTATTCACCGGTCCGCTTTGAAGAAACGATCAACAGGCTGCTTGACGAAGGGGTCACGACTTTCATCGAAATCGGGCCTGGCAAGGTGTTGTCAGGGCTTGTGAAAAAAGTGAACCGCAGGGTCAAAACGATTGCTGTATCAGATACGAATACGATTGAACTCGCCGTTCAAACGCTGAAGGAGGAAAACGAAAATGCTGGAGAATAA
- a CDS encoding DAK2 domain-containing protein has protein sequence MSIRTLDGKAFADMVLYGAHHLSQNASVVDALNVFPVPDGDTGTNMNLSMTSGAKEVEQIDTAHIGKVAAGLSKGLLMGARGNSGVILSQLFRGFGKSIEQKSEINAKEFAAAFQAGVDTAYKAVMKPVEGTILTVAKDAAKKAVLTAQTENDVTSVMEAVVSEAAASLDRTPELLPVLKEVGVVDSGGKGLLCVYEGFLASLKGEKLSDQKAALPSLDDLVSAEHHKNAQSHMNTEDIEFGYCTEFMVKLNQGKRSFNEDVFRQDLSRFGDSLLVVSDENLAKVHIHAEYPGEVMTYAQKYGSLINMKIENMREQHSAILSQNKSEAQAPEVPAEKQPYGVVTVAMGEGISELFRSIGATSVIEGGQTMNPSTEDIVQAIREANADTVVILPNNSNIVMAANQAADVAEQNVIVIPTKTVPQGMAALVAFNPALDAEENRANMLEAIDDVKSGQVTYAVRDTNIDGIDIKKGDFMGILNGKIVETASVQIEAAKKLIAKMIDEDSEIVTVIKGQDASEEEVEELAGYIGDTYEEVEVEVHDGKQPLYSYILAVE, from the coding sequence GTGTCTATACGAACTTTAGATGGGAAAGCTTTTGCAGACATGGTTCTGTACGGTGCGCACCATCTGTCTCAAAACGCAAGCGTAGTTGATGCGTTAAACGTGTTTCCGGTTCCGGATGGAGACACAGGAACAAACATGAATTTATCGATGACTTCAGGTGCGAAAGAAGTCGAGCAAATCGATACCGCCCATATCGGAAAAGTGGCAGCGGGCCTTTCAAAAGGACTTTTGATGGGAGCGCGCGGCAACTCGGGCGTTATTTTGTCCCAGCTGTTCCGGGGATTTGGGAAGTCGATTGAACAAAAGAGCGAAATCAATGCCAAGGAATTTGCCGCTGCGTTTCAGGCAGGTGTCGACACTGCCTATAAAGCCGTCATGAAACCGGTGGAAGGCACGATTTTGACGGTTGCCAAAGATGCGGCTAAAAAAGCCGTCCTCACCGCTCAAACTGAAAACGATGTCACAAGCGTCATGGAAGCGGTTGTCAGTGAAGCGGCAGCCTCATTGGACAGGACGCCTGAACTTCTCCCTGTTTTAAAGGAAGTCGGGGTTGTTGACAGCGGCGGAAAAGGGCTTCTTTGCGTATATGAAGGGTTTCTCGCTTCTTTGAAAGGAGAAAAGCTTTCCGATCAAAAAGCCGCTCTGCCGTCATTGGATGATCTTGTCAGCGCTGAGCACCATAAAAACGCGCAAAGCCATATGAATACCGAAGACATCGAATTCGGCTATTGCACGGAATTTATGGTCAAACTTAACCAAGGGAAAAGAAGCTTCAACGAAGATGTGTTCCGCCAGGATTTAAGCCGGTTCGGCGATTCTCTGCTCGTCGTATCAGACGAAAATCTCGCCAAGGTGCACATCCATGCCGAATATCCCGGAGAAGTCATGACCTATGCGCAAAAGTATGGCAGCTTGATCAATATGAAAATTGAAAACATGAGAGAACAGCACAGCGCGATCCTCAGCCAAAACAAAAGCGAGGCCCAGGCGCCCGAGGTCCCGGCTGAAAAACAGCCGTACGGTGTGGTTACCGTAGCGATGGGGGAAGGAATTTCCGAGCTTTTCCGCAGCATCGGTGCGACATCTGTCATTGAAGGCGGGCAAACGATGAACCCGAGCACGGAAGACATCGTTCAAGCGATACGCGAGGCCAATGCGGACACCGTCGTGATCCTGCCGAACAATTCAAACATTGTCATGGCGGCAAACCAGGCTGCAGATGTTGCGGAGCAAAACGTCATCGTCATCCCGACAAAAACCGTCCCGCAGGGGATGGCTGCATTGGTGGCGTTTAATCCGGCGTTGGATGCGGAAGAAAACAGGGCGAATATGCTTGAAGCGATCGATGATGTCAAAAGCGGGCAGGTCACATACGCTGTCAGAGACACGAACATCGACGGCATCGACATCAAAAAAGGCGATTTTATGGGCATTTTAAATGGAAAAATCGTGGAAACCGCGTCAGTCCAAATCGAAGCGGCGAAAAAGCTGATTGCAAAAATGATCGATGAAGACAGTGAAATCGTCACGGTGATTAAAGGTCAAGATGCGTCAGAAGAAGAAGTCGAAGAACTCGCCGGCTATATCGGCGACACATACGAAGAAGTCGAAGTTGAAGTTCACGACGGAAAACAGCCGCTGTATTCATACATTCTGGCTGTGGAATAA
- the sdaAA gene encoding L-serine ammonia-lyase, iron-sulfur-dependent, subunit alpha, which produces MFRNVKELIELTKEKNVSISEIMITQEIEVSGRTREEIFKQMEANLTVMEDAVQKGINGVVSHSGLTGGDAVKLQAYLKAGKGLSGDVILDAVSKAVATNEVNAAMGTICATPTAGSAGVVPGTLFAVKDKLHPTKEQMVRFLFTSGAFGFVVANNASISGAAGGCQAEVGSASGMAAAAIVEMAGGTPEQCAEAMAIALKNVLGLVCDPVAGLVEVPCVKRNAMGAANAMVAADMALAGITSRIPCDEVIDAMYKIGQTMPTALRETGRGGLAATPTGKELEKKIFGGASNAREEQSAK; this is translated from the coding sequence ATGTTTCGAAATGTGAAAGAATTGATTGAGCTGACAAAAGAGAAAAACGTGTCCATATCTGAAATCATGATCACCCAGGAAATCGAGGTGTCAGGCCGGACGCGGGAGGAAATCTTCAAGCAGATGGAAGCCAACTTAACCGTCATGGAAGACGCTGTTCAAAAGGGAATCAACGGTGTTGTGTCACACTCCGGACTGACGGGCGGTGACGCCGTCAAGCTGCAGGCCTATCTTAAAGCGGGAAAAGGGCTTTCCGGAGATGTCATCTTAGACGCCGTCAGCAAGGCGGTTGCCACCAATGAAGTCAACGCTGCGATGGGAACGATTTGCGCAACTCCGACAGCCGGTTCGGCCGGCGTTGTTCCCGGCACTTTATTTGCCGTTAAAGACAAACTTCATCCGACCAAAGAGCAGATGGTCCGCTTTTTATTCACATCAGGGGCGTTCGGCTTTGTCGTCGCCAACAATGCCAGCATCTCAGGTGCTGCGGGCGGATGCCAGGCTGAAGTCGGTTCAGCTTCCGGGATGGCGGCAGCGGCGATCGTGGAAATGGCTGGAGGGACGCCTGAGCAGTGCGCCGAAGCGATGGCGATCGCCTTGAAAAACGTCCTCGGTCTTGTTTGCGACCCTGTCGCAGGGCTTGTCGAAGTTCCGTGTGTCAAACGAAATGCGATGGGTGCCGCCAATGCGATGGTGGCGGCCGATATGGCGCTTGCCGGCATCACAAGCCGCATTCCGTGCGATGAGGTGATTGATGCGATGTATAAAATCGGCCAGACGATGCCGACCGCCTTGAGAGAAACAGGGCGGGGCGGTCTCGCCGCAACCCCAACCGGGAAAGAACTGGAGAAAAAAATATTCGGAGGGGCGTCGAACGCACGTGAAGAACAATCTGCAAAATAG
- the plsX gene encoding phosphate acyltransferase PlsX: MRIAVDAMGGDNAPQAVIDGVMKAVENFEDLEVTLIGDQEKIAAHLTEHGRITVKHAEEIIEATDEPVRAVRRKKNSSMVLMAGEVAEGRADACISAGNTGALMTAGLFIVGRIEGIERPALAPTLPTVSGDGFLLLDVGANVDAKPEHLVQYAIMGSVYGEQVLGIENPRIGLLNVGTEDKKGNELAKQTFQKLKETDLNFIGNVEARDMLDGVADVIVTDGFTGNVALKTVEGAALSIFKMLKSTLTSSFTAKLAASALKPKLKEMKTKMDYSEYGGAGLFGLKAPVIKAHGSSDGRAVYHAIRQAREMVSQNVAAFIEEKIQHKADE; encoded by the coding sequence ATGAGAATTGCTGTAGATGCTATGGGAGGGGACAATGCTCCCCAAGCGGTCATCGACGGAGTGATGAAAGCCGTCGAGAACTTCGAAGATCTTGAAGTCACTCTCATCGGAGATCAAGAAAAAATAGCCGCCCATTTGACAGAGCACGGGCGGATCACCGTCAAGCACGCTGAAGAAATCATTGAAGCGACCGACGAACCTGTCCGGGCCGTGAGAAGAAAGAAAAATTCGTCGATGGTTTTAATGGCCGGAGAAGTTGCCGAAGGCAGAGCGGATGCCTGCATTTCCGCCGGCAACACCGGCGCTTTAATGACGGCCGGGTTATTCATCGTCGGCAGAATTGAAGGGATTGAAAGACCGGCTTTGGCGCCGACCTTGCCGACGGTTTCAGGAGACGGCTTTCTCCTTCTCGATGTCGGAGCGAATGTGGATGCCAAACCCGAACATCTCGTCCAATACGCGATTATGGGCTCTGTCTACGGAGAGCAGGTTCTCGGCATCGAAAATCCGAGAATCGGGCTTTTAAACGTCGGCACAGAAGATAAAAAAGGCAATGAACTTGCCAAACAGACCTTTCAAAAATTGAAGGAAACCGATTTGAATTTCATCGGCAATGTGGAAGCGCGCGACATGCTCGACGGAGTCGCGGACGTCATCGTGACGGACGGATTTACGGGGAACGTCGCCTTAAAAACGGTCGAGGGTGCGGCCCTGTCCATTTTTAAAATGCTGAAAAGCACGCTGACCTCAAGCTTTACGGCGAAGCTCGCTGCTTCCGCACTGAAACCGAAGCTGAAAGAGATGAAAACAAAAATGGACTACTCGGAGTACGGCGGTGCCGGACTCTTCGGCTTGAAGGCGCCGGTCATCAAAGCGCACGGCTCCTCTGACGGAAGGGCCGTTTACCATGCCATCCGCCAGGCGAGGGAGATGGTCAGCCAAAATGTCGCCGCATTTATCGAAGAAAAAATCCAACATAAAGCAGATGAATAG
- the fabG gene encoding 3-oxoacyl-[acyl-carrier-protein] reductase — translation MLENKTAVVTGASRGIGRAIALDLAKNGANVAVNYAGNEAKANEVVDEIKALGRDAFAVKADVSNAEEVQAMMKETIERFGSLDILVNNAGITKDNLFMRMKENEWDDVININLKGVFNCSKAVTRQMMKQRSGRIINVASVVGVIGNAGQANYVAAKSGVIGLTKTLAKELASRNITVNAIAPGFIATEMTDKLTKDIQDEMLKQIPLARFGEPADISSVVVFLASDQSRYMTGQTLNIDGGMVML, via the coding sequence ATGCTGGAGAATAAAACAGCTGTTGTCACCGGTGCCTCAAGAGGAATCGGACGTGCGATCGCACTGGATCTCGCTAAAAACGGTGCAAACGTCGCCGTCAATTATGCGGGGAATGAAGCGAAAGCGAATGAAGTCGTCGACGAAATCAAAGCGCTCGGCCGCGATGCGTTTGCCGTCAAAGCGGACGTCTCCAATGCCGAGGAAGTCCAAGCGATGATGAAAGAGACGATTGAACGCTTCGGCTCGCTCGATATTCTTGTGAATAACGCCGGCATTACAAAGGACAACTTATTCATGAGAATGAAGGAAAATGAATGGGATGACGTCATTAACATAAACTTAAAAGGCGTATTCAACTGCTCAAAAGCCGTGACAAGACAAATGATGAAGCAAAGAAGCGGCCGGATCATCAATGTTGCCTCTGTTGTCGGCGTCATCGGAAACGCCGGACAGGCGAACTATGTCGCGGCGAAATCGGGCGTCATCGGCCTGACGAAAACGCTGGCCAAAGAGCTTGCTTCACGAAACATTACCGTCAATGCGATCGCTCCTGGATTTATTGCAACGGAAATGACGGACAAGCTGACCAAAGACATTCAGGATGAAATGCTGAAACAGATTCCGCTTGCCCGCTTCGGTGAGCCGGCAGACATCAGCAGTGTCGTCGTGTTCCTTGCTTCTGATCAGTCGCGTTACATGACCGGTCAGACACTGAATATCGACGGCGGAATGGTCATGTTGTAA
- the rnc gene encoding ribonuclease III, with the protein MSKHSHYRDRKMFLKKAEQFKKFQERISVQFQNEKLLYQAFTHSSYVNEHRKKPYEDNERLEFLGDAVLELTISQFLYAKYPAMSEGDLTKLRAAIVCEPSLVSLAHELSFGELVLLGKGEEMTGGRKRPALLADVFEAFIGALYLDQGLDSVVDFLKAYVFPKIDDGAFSHVMDFKSQLQEFVQRDGRGILEYRILQEKGPAHNREFEANVSLKGEVLGVGSGRSKKEAEQHAAQEALEKLQKHHMKQ; encoded by the coding sequence ATGTCAAAACATTCACATTACAGAGACAGAAAAATGTTTCTAAAAAAAGCGGAGCAGTTTAAAAAGTTTCAAGAACGGATTTCGGTACAATTTCAAAATGAAAAGCTTTTGTATCAAGCATTTACACATTCATCCTATGTGAATGAGCATCGGAAGAAGCCGTATGAAGATAATGAAAGGCTTGAATTTTTAGGAGACGCTGTTTTGGAACTGACGATTTCTCAATTTTTATACGCCAAATACCCGGCGATGAGCGAGGGCGATTTGACGAAGTTGAGAGCGGCGATTGTTTGCGAGCCTTCCCTTGTTTCCCTGGCCCATGAACTTTCTTTCGGAGAGCTTGTTCTTCTTGGAAAAGGAGAGGAAATGACGGGCGGCAGAAAGCGGCCGGCGCTTTTAGCCGACGTGTTTGAAGCCTTTATCGGCGCGCTTTATCTTGATCAGGGGCTTGATTCCGTCGTGGACTTTCTGAAAGCGTACGTTTTCCCTAAAATCGATGATGGTGCTTTTTCTCATGTGATGGATTTTAAAAGCCAGCTGCAGGAATTTGTACAGCGCGACGGACGCGGCATTTTGGAGTACAGGATTCTTCAAGAAAAAGGTCCGGCGCACAACCGCGAGTTTGAAGCAAACGTATCGCTGAAAGGAGAAGTGCTTGGGGTGGGAAGCGGCCGTTCCAAAAAAGAAGCTGAACAGCACGCCGCTCAAGAAGCGCTTGAAAAGCTGCAAAAACACCATATGAAACAATAA
- the sdaAB gene encoding L-serine ammonia-lyase, iron-sulfur-dependent subunit beta, translating into MKYRSVFDIIGPVMIGPSSSHTAGAARIGRVARSVFGREPKKIIVSFYGSFAETYKGHGTDVAIIGGLLDFDTFDERIKDSIRIAEAKGIDIEFREEDAVPKHPNTARVLISDDEGTLELAGISIGGGKIEIIELNGFRLRLSGNHPAILVVHNDRYGTIAGVANVLAKFAINIGHMEVARKDVGQEALMTIEVDQTIDPSVFEELRALPNIIEVTQIAD; encoded by the coding sequence ATGAAGTACAGAAGCGTATTTGATATTATAGGGCCCGTCATGATCGGACCGTCAAGCTCCCATACGGCCGGCGCAGCCAGAATCGGCAGGGTCGCCAGAAGCGTGTTTGGGAGAGAGCCGAAGAAAATCATTGTTTCCTTCTACGGTTCTTTTGCCGAGACCTATAAAGGACACGGAACAGATGTGGCGATCATCGGCGGTCTTTTAGACTTTGATACATTTGATGAAAGAATTAAAGACTCGATCCGCATTGCCGAAGCAAAGGGGATTGACATCGAATTCCGTGAAGAAGATGCGGTGCCGAAGCACCCGAATACCGCCCGCGTCCTCATTTCTGATGATGAAGGAACGCTTGAGCTTGCAGGCATATCAATCGGCGGAGGAAAAATCGAAATCATCGAGTTAAACGGCTTTAGACTTAGACTGTCGGGTAATCACCCCGCCATTTTAGTCGTCCACAACGATCGCTACGGAACGATTGCGGGTGTTGCCAATGTGCTGGCGAAATTTGCGATCAACATCGGCCACATGGAAGTGGCGCGCAAAGATGTCGGACAGGAAGCGCTGATGACGATAGAGGTCGATCAAACGATTGATCCGTCCGTGTTTGAGGAATTGAGAGCGCTGCCGAATATCATTGAAGTGACACAGATCGCTGACTAA
- the acpP gene encoding acyl carrier protein — translation MADALERVTKIIVDRLGVDEADVTLEASFKEDLGADSLDVVELVMELEDEFDMEISDEDAEKIATVGDAVNYINSKQ, via the coding sequence ATGGCAGACGCATTAGAGCGTGTAACAAAAATCATCGTAGACCGCCTTGGCGTAGATGAAGCTGACGTCACTCTTGAAGCTTCTTTTAAAGAGGATTTAGGCGCTGATTCCCTGGATGTAGTTGAGCTTGTCATGGAACTTGAAGACGAGTTTGATATGGAGATTTCTGACGAAGATGCTGAAAAGATTGCAACAGTCGGTGACGCTGTGAACTACATAAATAGTAAGCAGTAA
- the recG gene encoding ATP-dependent DNA helicase RecG → MKNNLQNSVSVVKGVGTETEKTLNELGIYDVSDLLNYFPYRYDDYELRDLEGVAHEERVTVEGKVHSEPSLTYYGKKRSRLTFRLLVGNYLITAVCFNRPYLKKKLAIGSVVTISGKWDKHRQSVMVQELKNGPHQSDQSIEPVYSVKEHMTVKTMRKLIQEAVQSYLPFAEDPLPEKLRSTYKLLSYQDAVRAIHKPESRETLKQARRRFVYEEFLLFQLKMQALRKFEREHSDGIRHSFKRGEVDAFVNSLPFSLTNAQAKALDEILKDMTSEYKMNRLLQGDVGSGKTAVATIALYASILSGFQGAMMVPTEILAEQHADSLVSLFANHDVNVALLTSSVKGKRRRELLERLQDGDIDILVGTHALIQDDVHFQQLGLVITDEQHRFGVEQRQKLRSKGKDPDVLFMTATPIPRTLAITVFGEMDVSIIDEMPAGRKRIETYWVKHDMLERILAFIEKELRKGRQAYVICPLIEESDKLDVQNAIDVHSMLIHAFHGRWQVGLMHGKLSNDEKEQVMRQFSKNECQVLVSTTVVEVGVNVPNATVMLIYDADRFGLSQLHQLRGRVGRGDHQSYCILMADPKSETGKERMGIMSETTDGFELSEKDLELRGPGDFFGKKQSGMPEFKVADMVHDYRALETARKDAAELVSSHAFWTDAEYAGLREHLQKSGVMDGEKLS, encoded by the coding sequence GTGAAGAACAATCTGCAAAATAGTGTATCTGTTGTCAAAGGAGTCGGGACGGAAACGGAAAAAACATTAAACGAGCTTGGAATCTATGATGTTTCCGACCTTTTGAACTACTTCCCGTACCGCTATGACGATTATGAACTGCGCGATTTGGAAGGAGTGGCACACGAGGAAAGAGTGACGGTTGAAGGGAAGGTTCACAGCGAACCTTCTCTTACCTATTACGGAAAAAAGCGGAGCCGCCTGACGTTTCGCCTTCTCGTCGGAAACTACTTGATCACGGCGGTCTGCTTTAACCGTCCGTATTTGAAAAAGAAACTGGCCATCGGTTCGGTTGTCACCATTTCGGGAAAATGGGACAAGCACAGGCAGTCGGTGATGGTGCAGGAGCTGAAAAACGGCCCGCATCAAAGCGACCAGTCGATAGAACCCGTCTATTCCGTAAAAGAACATATGACGGTGAAAACGATGCGGAAATTGATCCAGGAAGCCGTCCAGAGCTATTTGCCATTTGCGGAAGATCCCCTGCCTGAAAAGCTCCGGAGTACCTATAAGCTGCTTTCCTACCAGGATGCGGTAAGGGCGATCCACAAGCCTGAGTCAAGGGAGACGTTAAAACAGGCGCGGCGCCGGTTTGTTTATGAAGAATTTCTGCTGTTTCAGCTGAAAATGCAGGCGCTGCGGAAGTTTGAACGGGAGCATTCCGACGGAATCAGACACAGCTTTAAACGCGGGGAGGTCGATGCGTTTGTCAACAGTCTGCCGTTTTCTTTGACGAACGCGCAGGCGAAAGCGCTCGACGAGATTTTAAAGGACATGACGTCAGAATATAAAATGAACCGTCTGCTGCAAGGCGACGTCGGCTCAGGCAAAACCGCCGTCGCCACGATCGCTTTATACGCTTCGATCCTGTCCGGCTTTCAGGGGGCGATGATGGTGCCTACTGAAATATTGGCCGAACAGCATGCGGATTCACTCGTTTCTCTGTTTGCAAACCACGATGTCAATGTCGCGCTGTTAACAAGCTCTGTCAAAGGAAAAAGGAGAAGAGAACTGCTCGAAAGACTGCAAGACGGGGACATTGATATCCTGGTCGGCACCCATGCCCTGATCCAGGATGATGTGCATTTTCAACAGCTCGGCCTCGTCATTACGGATGAACAGCACCGCTTTGGCGTTGAGCAGAGGCAAAAATTAAGAAGCAAAGGAAAGGATCCGGACGTCCTGTTTATGACGGCAACGCCGATACCGCGGACACTCGCGATTACGGTATTCGGCGAAATGGATGTATCGATCATCGACGAAATGCCGGCCGGGCGGAAAAGGATCGAAACATATTGGGTCAAGCACGACATGCTGGAACGGATTCTCGCTTTCATTGAAAAAGAGTTGAGAAAAGGCAGACAGGCGTATGTGATATGCCCGCTGATCGAAGAGTCGGACAAGCTCGATGTGCAGAATGCGATCGATGTGCACAGCATGCTGATCCATGCTTTTCATGGAAGATGGCAAGTCGGCCTCATGCACGGGAAGCTCTCCAATGATGAAAAAGAGCAGGTGATGAGGCAGTTCAGCAAAAACGAGTGTCAGGTTCTCGTCTCGACAACCGTTGTTGAAGTCGGTGTCAACGTTCCAAACGCGACCGTGATGCTGATCTATGATGCCGACCGGTTCGGCCTTTCCCAGCTTCACCAGCTCCGCGGGCGCGTCGGACGGGGGGATCATCAATCGTATTGCATTCTCATGGCAGATCCCAAATCCGAAACGGGCAAGGAACGGATGGGCATCATGTCGGAAACGACGGACGGCTTTGAGCTTTCGGAAAAAGATCTGGAATTAAGGGGGCCCGGCGACTTTTTCGGCAAGAAACAAAGCGGAATGCCCGAATTTAAAGTTGCCGATATGGTTCATGATTACCGCGCTCTTGAGACGGCGAGAAAAGACGCCGCAGAACTCGTCTCCTCACATGCATTCTGGACCGATGCCGAATATGCGGGGTTAAGGGAACATTTGCAAAAAAGCGGAGTCATGGACGGAGAAAAACTGAGCTGA
- the fapR gene encoding transcription factor FapR, translated as MRKSKRERQELLQQTIKATPFITDEELAEKFNVSIQTIRLDRLELSIPELRERIKSVAEKSLEDEVKSLPLDEVIGEIIDLELDEQAISILEIRREHVFSRNQIARGHHLFAQANSLAVAVIDDELALTAKADIRFTRQVKQGERVVAKAKVVKLDKEKGRTVVDVNSYVAEEPVFSGEFVMYRSKQS; from the coding sequence ATGAGAAAAAGTAAAAGAGAACGCCAAGAATTGCTGCAGCAGACGATTAAAGCGACCCCGTTTATTACAGACGAGGAGCTTGCGGAGAAATTTAACGTCAGCATTCAGACGATTCGTTTAGACCGTTTGGAACTATCCATACCCGAACTGAGAGAAAGAATCAAAAGCGTTGCTGAGAAATCTCTTGAAGATGAAGTCAAATCCCTTCCGCTTGATGAGGTGATCGGCGAGATCATTGACCTTGAGCTTGATGAACAGGCGATTTCCATTCTTGAAATCAGAAGGGAGCATGTTTTCAGCCGCAATCAAATCGCCAGGGGGCATCATCTGTTTGCCCAGGCGAACTCGCTCGCCGTCGCCGTCATCGATGATGAGCTTGCATTAACAGCCAAAGCGGATATCCGTTTTACAAGGCAGGTCAAACAAGGCGAACGGGTCGTTGCAAAAGCAAAAGTCGTCAAGCTTGATAAAGAAAAAGGCAGAACGGTTGTTGATGTCAACAGCTATGTTGCCGAAGAGCCCGTTTTTTCGGGCGAATTTGTCATGTATCGTTCAAAACAATCATAG